The genome window CAAATAATGTTTTAGAAATACTATGGAACGTTTTGAGGGCAACACAACCGTTAGTCTGTCGGTATTACCTTTATCCAAAATTTGTTGAGCGATATGTTCTAAAAAAGGCTTTACCACTGTACTATTTTATCGTTTTCTTCAGTATAAATTATATATTTAGATATTTCATTAAAACCCATCTTTTTCAATGCTTTATAATATCCATCTACTTGATTTTTATGCTTTTCCATTTGAGAAGTCGAGCCCGTCTTGTAGTCAATAATTTTTACTTTATTATTCTTAATTAAAAGTCGATCTGGCACATAACTTTCGCCACTTTCTTGTAAAATAATTTGTTCAGTTTTCACTTCCCAATCTTCTAAAAAGAATGGTCTTAGCTGTTCATCATTTAGCAATTCCTCAACTCTTTTTCTAAGCTTACTTTTCATCTCTACTGATACTAAGCCGTTACGTTCTAATTTATCAAGTACTTCCTCCTTATCTTTTGGATAATGAATCTGAGCCAAACATTCGTGCAACAAACTCCCCCATTGTTGTCTATCTAAATTGATATCCCATAATTGATTGGAATTGTTCTTTAGACGAATGGTCTTCCTCCAATCAGATAAAGAAGAATAATTTAAATTAAGCGCCAAGTTATCAATGGCTTTTTTATCTGATTTAGGCTCTAACTTTCCTACACTAATTGGGAATTCATCTGTTGTACTTTGAAAGTAATAACCAATTAACTTACTTAGTGTATTAAAATCATCTAGGTTTTTATATTCAGCAGTATAGATGTATAACTGTTGCTTAGCTCGAGTCATAGCCACATACAGAACATTCAAATCGTCCATTATGGCTTTATTTTTCTCCTCTTTATGAATCTCGGCATATTCTGAACGTTCTAATTGCTGACTATTCTTCAATAATGCCACTTTCATTTTCTTTATTTTGCCTTTGGCATCAACCCATAACTCTTCACTTGCCTTACCTACCTTCCAATTAAAGGGAATAAACACTATTGGAAATTCTAAACCCTTAGACTTGTGTACAGTCATTACTTTTACGGCATCCATATCGTCAGGTACTACAATAGCTTCTTTATCTTGGTTTTTGTCCCACCATTCTAAAAATGCCACTATATCGTTACTATTTTTTATAGAGAACTTATGTATAGTATCTAGAAAATAATGAAGGTAAATATCTGTTGAAGAAAGTTTAAAGACATGTATTAATCGTTCTACCAAATCATATATAGCCAATTCCCAAAGTGCTTGTGGTTGGAAATCAATTCCTAAAGATGTAATAAAGTCATTAAATACACGTCTATCGCCTTTACCAATTGACTCCAAAACTTGGTGCAAGTTGTAATCATCATTTTCATTATTGTAGTATAAATAACTAATTATATAAGTTTGGGACACTTTATCCTGAGTATTATGCAAATATGCCAATACAGCTAAAATGAAATTCACATCTTTTGAGGCACTCAATAATAAAGCCTCATCTGATAAAACATTCACTCCTGCCCGGTTTAGACTTTCTGCTGCTTGACATGCTTCTTTTCCAGATCTACACAAAATAGCCATATCCTTAAAATCGTAATTCATAGACCTCAACACCTCTATCTGTTGTATAATCTTATCCATTACATCGGATTTAAAGCTTTTGGTATCAGGGGTCAAATCGATATGTATATACCCACCATCTTTCCCTTTAGGGTTTTGTTCGCTAGATTCATATATGGCTTGTAAATCTGGACTAATGATGCTCTTTAAATTATTAAAGAAAGCATTATTAAATTGTACTATCTCTTTATCACTTCTCCAATTGTCCGACAATACTTTTTCCTCAGCATTGTTCAATAAACTGTTATTCAATTCATCTGGGTTTGGCAATAATTCAGATTGAAAGATATGTTCTGGCAACTGAACAAATTGTTCTACCTCACCCCCTCGCCATCGGTAAATGGATTGCTTAGCATCGCCTACAATAAGGTTCTGATAACCCTCAGATAAAGAGTTATGAACCAAAGGCAATAAATTATGCCATTGCATTACCGAAGTATCTTGAAATTCATCTATCAAAAAATGATGATACCTCTCTCCTAACCTTTCATAAATAAATGGCGTGGGTTCTTTACGGATTATTTCCGCAATGGCATTGTTAAATTCTGAAATATGCTTAACGTTATTTTCTTCTTTAAACTGTTCCAATTCCTTTGACAACTCATTAAGCACTGCTATTGAAAAGATATTGTTTAACAAGAGCTTATTGAAAATATAATCCTTAAATCCTACTCTTAAATGCTTTTGTACATCGTCAAAAAGAGCGGTTAGAAAATCAGCGTGATTAATTATAATTTCTTTTTTATCCTCATCTACCGAATTGGCACACCATTTGTTATCGGCTACATTTTTCTGTAATGTGTCTGAAGGGAAGAATTTATCTGAAGAACGTTTTCTAAAATTATTAAAATAATTGTAAAATGAACCTCTCGTAAAGTCTTTTGGACCTAGATTGAAGGTTTTGCAAAAAGCTAAGAATTCCGTTCTTTTATTTAACAATATCTGTTCAAAAGCATCGATTTCTGATAATAAATCGTTCTTTACTTCCAAACAATCGGAAATACTTACATCATTGAGTGAACTAATAAACTTCTCAGATTTTTCGATAAATAAATGTTTAGCAAACTGTTCAAGAGCATTTTCAAGATTATAACTCTTACCTTCATCTGCCTTGCTCAAAGCAAATGCTACCAAAGCATCAGACACTTCTTTATTTGTTCCTATTCGACTAATTAAAAAAGATACTGTTGGTTGTATTAGCAAATCTTTATCCATCTCTACCTCAAAGGATTGAGCCATTTGCAAATCATGGGCGAAAGTTCGTACAATACGAAAAACAAACTTATCAATAGTAGAAATGGATAAATCAGTGTAGTTATGTAATATAGCTGTGAGAATCTGCTGTGAGCGAGTTTTGATTTCCTCATCGCTTAAAGAAGTATCTTCCTGTATGTGACTAAAAAATGAATTAGTCTTTCCTTGCCCCACTCCTTTTGACAAATCGGAAATGAACGATAATACCCGTTCTTTCATTTCAGAGGCCGCCTTGTTGGTAAAGGTGATAGCTAAAATATGTCTAAAATAACGAGGGTAAAATGTTTTACCATCACCAATCAATGCCATTCCTATGAAATTACGCACCAATGAGTAGGTTTTTCCAGAGCCAGCAGAAGAACGGTATATGTGTAGGTTTTTACTCATCGATTTGTACTCGCAAAATAGATAATTAAAAAGAAAAAAAATCTTAAAATCAGCAACATTTATTCACAATTTGTCCATTTCACAATTAATCATTTAACATCAACGTTTAAAATTTAAATCTAGAT of Flavobacteriales bacterium contains these proteins:
- a CDS encoding UvrD-helicase domain-containing protein, with product MSKNLHIYRSSAGSGKTYSLVRNFIGMALIGDGKTFYPRYFRHILAITFTNKAASEMKERVLSFISDLSKGVGQGKTNSFFSHIQEDTSLSDEEIKTRSQQILTAILHNYTDLSISTIDKFVFRIVRTFAHDLQMAQSFEVEMDKDLLIQPTVSFLISRIGTNKEVSDALVAFALSKADEGKSYNLENALEQFAKHLFIEKSEKFISSLNDVSISDCLEVKNDLLSEIDAFEQILLNKRTEFLAFCKTFNLGPKDFTRGSFYNYFNNFRKRSSDKFFPSDTLQKNVADNKWCANSVDEDKKEIIINHADFLTALFDDVQKHLRVGFKDYIFNKLLLNNIFSIAVLNELSKELEQFKEENNVKHISEFNNAIAEIIRKEPTPFIYERLGERYHHFLIDEFQDTSVMQWHNLLPLVHNSLSEGYQNLIVGDAKQSIYRWRGGEVEQFVQLPEHIFQSELLPNPDELNNSLLNNAEEKVLSDNWRSDKEIVQFNNAFFNNLKSIISPDLQAIYESSEQNPKGKDGGYIHIDLTPDTKSFKSDVMDKIIQQIEVLRSMNYDFKDMAILCRSGKEACQAAESLNRAGVNVLSDEALLLSASKDVNFILAVLAYLHNTQDKVSQTYIISYLYYNNENDDYNLHQVLESIGKGDRRVFNDFITSLGIDFQPQALWELAIYDLVERLIHVFKLSSTDIYLHYFLDTIHKFSIKNSNDIVAFLEWWDKNQDKEAIVVPDDMDAVKVMTVHKSKGLEFPIVFIPFNWKVGKASEELWVDAKGKIKKMKVALLKNSQQLERSEYAEIHKEEKNKAIMDDLNVLYVAMTRAKQQLYIYTAEYKNLDDFNTLSKLIGYYFQSTTDEFPISVGKLEPKSDKKAIDNLALNLNYSSLSDWRKTIRLKNNSNQLWDINLDRQQWGSLLHECLAQIHYPKDKEEVLDKLERNGLVSVEMKSKLRKRVEELLNDEQLRPFFLEDWEVKTEQIILQESGESYVPDRLLIKNNKVKIIDYKTGSTSQMEKHKNQVDGYYKALKKMGFNEISKYIIYTEENDKIVQW